A DNA window from Niabella yanshanensis contains the following coding sequences:
- a CDS encoding TonB-dependent receptor, translating into MKKTNCYAYRCAFKFLLLMKLSIVLLLFTYTSLWASDVSGQRINLDLKEAPIEKVLEAIREQGRYSFVYQSQIFPRDLKINIRTKNASIDSVMDKLLLNTPLYYKKIDRNLFVILTRNVPPPVTDARRPPILVQGSVKDRAGGMLQNVSVYVKGTQNGTLTNEKGEFTLNANLYDSLEISSVGYKTQYVFIADSRPLIIVLDGEDGSMNEVAVVAFSKQKKASMVASITSIKPSELRMPSSNLTNSLAGRLAGMVAYQRSGEPGQDNAAFFIRGITSFGASAKKDPLILIDGIELSPNDLARLNPDDIASFSIMKDAMATALYGARGANGVILVTTKEGKEGKMNFDLRFENSFSSPTQRLETADPVTFMRMHNEAVKTRDPNGQTLYTDEQITFTEMGLHRDIYPATNWEEAMFKRMAINNRLNLSFTGGGSVARYYVAGSVTRDRGNLKVDNKNDFNSNIDLYKYSIRSNVNINLTKTTEMSTRFVANFDDYTGPIDGGSAMYRKVMQANPVRFKPFYEPDSNFSYAKHTLFGNFETGNYLNPYAEAMRGYRDYSRSNMLTTVELRQNLDAIAKGLMARALVNFDRRSEYSISRAYVPFYYRISSFDLANDSYRLVRLNPTTGRETLDYDANNTSRTVANSFYFEGATQYNNNFGKNSISGLLVFTARQFKQGAPSSIQLSLPTRNLSFSGRFSYDFDTRYLAEFAYGYNASERFAQNNRWGFFPSFGAGWVISNEPFFEPLSDVFRMLKLRGSYGIAGNEAIGSASERFFYLSEVNLNAPHNVNWGVNMNENPGGIDVSRYANDQVGWERSYKTNLALEFNLRNGFSSIIEIYKERRKNILQDRIMPATAGILPAVKANVGEAEGRGIDIELNYDKTIGKDLKFTGRGTFTYTTSKVIKWEEPDYGNNYWLSRIGTNLGQTWGLVAERLFIDSAEVKNSPRQEFGAYSGGDIKYKDINGDGKIDNLDFVPIGHPVTPEIIYGFGLSVSYKRFDFNFFFQGLARESFWLNQDNVTPFIDGDGGDGRVGQNAVLQAIASDYWSESNRNSYAFWPRLANYNIDNNRQTSTWFMQNGSFLRLKSVDVGYSFPPSMLKRFKVADFRIYFSGSNLLHWSAFKLWDPEMAGSGFDYPLQRVFNVGFNIGL; encoded by the coding sequence ATGAAAAAAACGAACTGCTATGCTTATCGCTGTGCATTTAAATTTCTCCTGTTAATGAAGTTGTCCATTGTTCTCTTACTCTTCACCTATACATCACTATGGGCTAGTGATGTATCCGGGCAACGCATTAATCTGGATTTAAAAGAAGCACCTATTGAAAAAGTGCTGGAAGCGATCCGGGAACAAGGCAGGTACTCGTTTGTTTATCAGTCACAAATATTTCCCCGGGATCTTAAAATTAATATCCGAACGAAGAATGCTTCCATTGATTCGGTCATGGACAAGCTTCTGTTGAATACACCCTTGTATTATAAAAAAATTGACAGGAATCTCTTTGTTATTCTTACCCGTAATGTTCCGCCTCCTGTCACCGATGCCAGGCGGCCTCCGATACTGGTTCAGGGCTCTGTTAAAGACCGTGCCGGCGGCATGTTGCAGAATGTATCTGTGTATGTAAAAGGCACGCAGAATGGAACTTTAACCAATGAGAAAGGTGAATTTACCCTGAATGCCAATTTGTATGACAGCCTTGAAATATCGTCGGTTGGCTACAAAACACAATATGTTTTTATAGCAGACAGCCGTCCGCTTATTATTGTACTGGATGGTGAGGACGGTAGTATGAACGAAGTGGCCGTAGTGGCTTTCTCCAAGCAGAAAAAGGCAAGCATGGTAGCTTCAATTACCTCGATTAAGCCTTCTGAATTAAGAATGCCCAGTAGCAATCTTACCAATTCATTGGCTGGCAGGCTGGCGGGTATGGTTGCTTACCAGCGAAGCGGGGAACCAGGTCAGGATAACGCGGCCTTTTTCATTCGCGGTATCACTTCATTTGGCGCTTCAGCAAAGAAAGATCCGCTTATTTTGATTGATGGTATAGAGTTAAGTCCTAATGATCTGGCTCGTTTAAACCCCGATGATATTGCCAGCTTTAGCATCATGAAAGATGCCATGGCTACCGCATTGTATGGGGCAAGAGGTGCGAATGGGGTGATCCTGGTCACTACCAAAGAAGGGAAGGAAGGGAAAATGAATTTTGATCTGCGTTTTGAAAACTCTTTTTCTTCACCTACTCAAAGATTAGAGACTGCGGACCCTGTTACGTTTATGCGCATGCATAATGAAGCAGTGAAAACCCGCGATCCAAACGGCCAGACGCTTTATACAGATGAGCAAATAACTTTTACCGAAATGGGACTGCACCGGGATATTTACCCCGCCACCAATTGGGAAGAAGCGATGTTTAAACGCATGGCAATTAATAACCGTTTAAACCTCAGCTTTACCGGTGGTGGTTCTGTTGCCCGCTATTATGTGGCCGGTAGCGTAACCAGGGACAGGGGCAACCTGAAAGTGGATAATAAAAATGATTTCAACTCTAATATTGATCTTTATAAATATTCCATCCGTTCCAATGTTAATATTAACCTGACCAAGACCACAGAAATGTCTACACGTTTTGTAGCCAATTTTGATGATTATACCGGTCCCATTGATGGAGGTTCTGCAATGTACCGTAAAGTGATGCAGGCCAACCCCGTACGCTTTAAGCCTTTCTATGAACCTGATTCTAATTTCTCTTATGCAAAACATACCCTCTTCGGTAATTTTGAAACCGGCAATTATCTAAATCCTTATGCTGAGGCAATGAGGGGGTACAGGGATTATAGTCGCAGCAATATGCTTACCACGGTGGAATTAAGGCAAAACCTGGACGCTATAGCGAAAGGACTGATGGCGCGGGCCCTGGTGAATTTTGATCGCAGGTCTGAGTACAGTATCTCCCGTGCGTATGTACCTTTTTACTATCGTATATCTTCATTCGATCTGGCCAATGATTCTTACAGGCTGGTTCGTTTAAATCCTACAACGGGAAGGGAAACACTGGATTATGATGCAAATAATACTTCGCGCACCGTTGCCAATTCTTTTTATTTTGAGGGGGCCACTCAATACAATAATAATTTCGGCAAAAACAGCATCAGTGGGTTATTGGTATTTACAGCCCGACAGTTTAAGCAGGGGGCACCATCCTCTATTCAGTTATCGCTACCAACAAGGAACTTAAGTTTCTCCGGTCGATTCTCCTATGACTTTGATACACGTTACCTGGCTGAGTTTGCTTATGGGTATAATGCTTCGGAGCGGTTTGCACAAAATAACAGGTGGGGATTTTTTCCTTCGTTTGGCGCAGGTTGGGTTATTTCCAATGAGCCGTTCTTTGAGCCGCTCTCAGATGTTTTCAGGATGCTGAAATTGAGAGGCTCTTATGGTATTGCGGGTAACGAAGCCATCGGCAGCGCATCTGAAAGATTTTTTTATTTATCGGAAGTTAACTTAAATGCGCCACACAATGTAAACTGGGGTGTTAATATGAACGAGAACCCGGGCGGGATTGATGTAAGCCGTTATGCAAACGACCAGGTAGGTTGGGAGCGGTCTTATAAAACCAACCTGGCGTTGGAATTTAACCTGCGAAATGGATTTTCCTCTATTATTGAAATTTACAAAGAAAGAAGAAAGAATATTCTTCAGGACCGCATCATGCCTGCAACCGCGGGTATTTTGCCGGCAGTAAAAGCAAATGTAGGCGAAGCCGAGGGCAGAGGCATTGATATTGAACTGAATTATGATAAAACGATTGGCAAGGACCTGAAGTTTACCGGCCGGGGCACTTTTACCTATACTACGAGTAAGGTTATCAAATGGGAGGAACCTGATTATGGTAATAACTACTGGTTGTCGAGGATAGGAACCAACCTGGGGCAAACCTGGGGGTTGGTTGCAGAGCGCCTGTTTATTGATTCAGCTGAAGTGAAAAACTCTCCGCGACAGGAATTTGGTGCATATTCAGGTGGCGATATCAAGTATAAAGATATCAATGGTGACGGTAAGATTGATAATCTGGATTTTGTTCCTATAGGACACCCGGTAACACCGGAGATTATTTATGGTTTTGGATTATCAGTAAGTTATAAACGCTTCGATTTTAACTTCTTTTTTCAGGGATTAGCCCGCGAATCGTTCTGGTTAAACCAGGACAATGTTACGCCATTTATTGATGGTGACGGAGGAGATGGCAGGGTAGGGCAAAATGCCGTACTGCAGGCCATTGCCAGTGATTACTGGTCAGAAAGCAATCGCAATTCCTATGCATTCTGGCCACGGCTTGCCAACTACAATATTGATAATAACCGGCAAACCAGTACCTGGTTCATGCAAAACGGCAGCTTTTTAAGACTCAAGTCGGTAGATGTTGGCTATAGCTTTCCTCCCTCCATGCTGAAACGCTTTAAGGTTGCTGATTTTCGTATATACTTCAGCGGCTCGAACCTGCTGCATTGGAGCGCTTTCAAGTTATGGGATCCGGAGATGGCAGGATCAGGATTTGACTACCCACTTCAAAGAGTATTTAATGTGGGCTTTAACATCGGCTTATAA
- a CDS encoding RagB/SusD family nutrient uptake outer membrane protein translates to MKKKIYTIIIAVFIATGLSSCGKYLDIVPDNIPTVDNAFSDRYNAIKFLATCYWGIPKSAGWNENPGIFGAMEMIFNRDHRTQAGMRFGLSENSAALALVNYWSNNSSYVRSLYAGMRDCNTFLERIDGVKDVNQYEKERMKAEVKLIKAYLNFYLIQYYGPMTPLRENTPVNESTAGVRTEREKVDDCFTYVVGLIDEVINSAALPLNIENRNAELGRFTASVAHMLKAKVLVFWASPLFNGNRDYSGFVNHENEPFFNQQYIAARWDSAASACKRAIEVCTEAGIRLYKRSDYQAVNARQISDTTLLINTLRSAVTQRWNPEVVWGNSSYPADWIFQLISLPRLEPATSTPSGMTGTLSVPLSTVELFYSNNGVPINEDISYPYGSRYSIRIGDAAHNLLIASGEKTAALNFDRETRFYSTLGFDRGRWYGNSYRTSTESETPYPKNRFGEYSSVFNPGEYNATGYWAKKLVSMNTTWRDANSVSEETYPYPDMRFADLLLLCAEALNESKSAPDQEVYLYIDSVRSRAGLKGVVESWASHSNQPSKPLSKEGMRQIIQQERKIELACEGSYYWDSHRWKTALTEQNRPIMGWNVNGREAEEYYTLVSVYVQQFTYRDYFAPIPQSEMIKNPLLIQNPGW, encoded by the coding sequence ATGAAGAAAAAAATCTATACTATAATAATTGCAGTTTTTATAGCTACAGGGCTAAGCTCCTGTGGTAAATACCTGGACATTGTTCCGGATAACATTCCAACGGTTGATAATGCTTTTTCAGACAGGTACAATGCGATAAAGTTTTTGGCCACCTGCTACTGGGGTATTCCCAAATCTGCGGGTTGGAACGAAAACCCGGGCATATTTGGTGCCATGGAAATGATTTTTAACAGGGATCATAGAACTCAGGCCGGTATGCGTTTCGGGTTGTCCGAAAATAGCGCTGCGCTGGCGTTGGTTAATTACTGGAGCAATAACTCCAGCTACGTAAGATCGCTATATGCAGGTATGAGAGACTGCAATACTTTCCTGGAGCGTATTGATGGCGTAAAGGATGTGAACCAGTATGAAAAAGAGCGAATGAAGGCGGAGGTAAAGCTCATTAAAGCTTATCTTAACTTTTACCTGATACAATACTACGGACCCATGACACCACTTCGCGAGAACACGCCGGTGAATGAAAGTACAGCCGGGGTTAGAACAGAAAGAGAGAAAGTGGATGATTGCTTTACGTATGTAGTAGGGCTGATAGATGAAGTAATTAACTCAGCAGCTTTACCTCTGAATATTGAAAACCGGAACGCAGAACTGGGACGTTTTACAGCGTCGGTAGCACATATGCTGAAAGCAAAGGTATTGGTGTTTTGGGCCAGTCCGCTTTTCAACGGTAATCGTGATTACAGCGGTTTTGTAAATCACGAAAACGAACCCTTTTTTAATCAGCAGTATATTGCAGCGAGATGGGACAGCGCAGCCAGCGCATGCAAACGGGCTATTGAAGTGTGTACTGAAGCGGGCATTCGTTTGTATAAAAGATCAGACTACCAGGCGGTAAATGCCCGGCAGATATCGGATACGACATTGCTGATCAATACGCTCAGAAGTGCGGTTACACAAAGATGGAATCCTGAAGTAGTATGGGGAAATTCTTCCTATCCCGCAGATTGGATTTTTCAGCTGATTTCTTTGCCTCGCCTTGAGCCGGCCACTTCCACGCCCTCCGGTATGACCGGCACTTTAAGTGTTCCGCTATCTACTGTCGAGCTTTTTTACTCTAATAATGGTGTGCCTATTAATGAAGATATTTCTTACCCTTACGGAAGCAGATACAGTATTCGTATAGGTGATGCCGCTCACAATCTTTTAATAGCTTCGGGAGAGAAAACAGCCGCGCTCAATTTTGACCGGGAGACGCGGTTTTACTCCACGCTGGGTTTTGATCGGGGCCGGTGGTATGGGAATTCTTATCGTACATCTACAGAAAGCGAAACGCCTTATCCTAAAAACCGGTTCGGGGAATACTCTTCTGTATTTAACCCGGGAGAGTACAATGCCACCGGGTATTGGGCCAAGAAGCTGGTGTCTATGAACACAACCTGGCGTGATGCGAATAGTGTATCGGAAGAAACCTATCCTTATCCCGATATGCGGTTTGCAGACCTCCTGTTGCTTTGCGCTGAAGCCCTCAATGAGTCAAAATCGGCTCCCGACCAGGAAGTGTACCTGTACATTGATTCAGTAAGGTCCAGGGCAGGCTTAAAAGGGGTGGTTGAAAGCTGGGCCAGTCACTCTAACCAGCCATCCAAGCCGCTTAGCAAAGAAGGTATGCGCCAGATCATACAGCAGGAGCGAAAAATAGAGCTGGCCTGCGAAGGAAGTTATTATTGGGACAGCCACCGATGGAAGACTGCTTTAACCGAACAGAACCGGCCGATTATGGGATGGAATGTTAATGGCCGGGAAGCGGAAGAGTATTACACACTGGTGAGTGTTTACGTGCAGCAGTTTACCTATCGCGATTATTTCGCACCGATCCCACAGTCGGAAATGATCAAAAATCCTTTGTTAATTCAAAATCCGGGCTGGTAG
- a CDS encoding DUF5000 domain-containing lipoprotein, giving the protein MKYSFLIISGLLMVLGCTKKVNEPISKSLGKPMQVTEVKVENLAGGALISYRIPNQQDIISVKATYTLETGKKMEAMASIYENKITVVGFNDEKAHEVMLYTVNRAQEVSDPVSCTVQPLESPLSQVAKTMFIQGDFGGARYSWANEFKSPLTFEFFTPDSLGRMALVRIVNSQLLEGLQSLRGYKPQPRPFGVVVKDNFGNRSDTIFPTGRLITPLYEEKLSKSRMRIMKLANDQNFTNFEGSDQKIIDDDLNSFGHSPSSSLPAPFTIDLGVVAKVSRLVIFQRRYSNSYYNWGNPRAFDLYVRTTAPSQSGDWAEWTKIKDTEIMKPSGPSSTVTDDDLRVAEAGHEFTFDLSQEPVRYIRIVVKSTWGSTTFTHPAEIDVFGEPK; this is encoded by the coding sequence ATGAAATACTCATTTTTAATAATATCCGGGTTGCTGATGGTATTGGGCTGCACTAAAAAAGTGAATGAGCCGATATCAAAAAGCCTGGGTAAGCCCATGCAGGTGACAGAAGTTAAAGTAGAGAACCTGGCTGGCGGTGCACTCATCAGTTATCGGATACCTAACCAGCAGGATATTATAAGTGTAAAAGCCACTTATACTTTGGAAACGGGAAAAAAAATGGAGGCGATGGCCTCTATTTATGAAAATAAAATTACAGTAGTTGGCTTTAATGACGAGAAAGCCCACGAAGTGATGCTTTACACGGTTAACCGCGCACAGGAGGTTTCAGATCCTGTTAGTTGTACTGTTCAGCCATTAGAATCGCCTTTGAGCCAGGTAGCAAAGACGATGTTTATACAAGGTGATTTTGGGGGCGCAAGGTATAGCTGGGCCAACGAATTTAAGTCACCGCTTACCTTCGAATTTTTTACTCCTGACTCTTTGGGTAGAATGGCATTGGTACGGATTGTTAATTCCCAGCTCTTAGAAGGTTTGCAGTCATTAAGAGGTTATAAGCCCCAGCCCAGGCCATTTGGTGTAGTGGTGAAAGATAACTTCGGCAATCGCTCAGATACGATATTCCCCACCGGGAGGTTGATTACGCCGTTGTATGAAGAAAAGCTCTCGAAGAGCCGTATGCGAATCATGAAGCTGGCTAATGACCAGAACTTTACCAATTTCGAGGGTTCGGATCAAAAGATAATTGATGATGATCTGAACTCATTCGGTCACTCTCCGTCTTCTTCTCTTCCAGCTCCTTTCACGATCGACCTGGGCGTTGTAGCCAAGGTAAGCCGGTTGGTGATATTTCAGCGCAGGTACAGTAACAGTTATTATAACTGGGGTAATCCGCGCGCCTTCGATTTATATGTACGCACGACGGCTCCTTCGCAAAGCGGCGATTGGGCAGAGTGGACGAAGATTAAGGACACAGAGATCATGAAGCCTTCGGGTCCCTCAAGCACTGTTACCGATGATGACCTCCGTGTAGCTGAAGCGGGACACGAGTTTACATTCGATCTGTCGCAGGAGCCGGTACGTTATATCCGTATAGTGGTAAAGTCTACATGGGGTAGCACTACGTTCACGCACCCGGCCGAAATTGATGTTTTTGGTGAACCCAAATAA
- a CDS encoding DUF4998 domain-containing protein — protein sequence MKYVIYIFIICCVLTGAASCDKFTDVHKEFIKDGETVYAVKPDSVAFVSGKQRLKMRLWMVNGVNVKDMVVTWNNGADSLVVPASFKSGRDSMEVLITGLEEKSYAFNIYSIDNFKNRSLTYTQFGAAYGSLYASTLVNRRIRQVSLTEASAGIEWFAGGEGMIYNEIKYISKFSGLDTVLRTPSGSFSISFDAKAGSAFQYRSLFIPQAASIDTFYTNWDDGQLPDTYLFNRSLWKVLAVSDERASDGGGMNTLIDGNLDSYWHSQYDPHAPLPHWAIIDMVSDKNISYFEIYRRKGNTDAKTAQVYVGDSPDPLGTWTLAGQGVFASGDKLSINNTNQAKGRYMKIQFPDSNRPPFTAIAEVYVYGK from the coding sequence ATGAAATACGTGATTTATATATTTATTATCTGCTGCGTGTTAACGGGCGCAGCATCCTGTGACAAGTTTACCGATGTTCATAAGGAGTTTATAAAAGACGGAGAAACCGTCTATGCCGTTAAACCAGATTCGGTAGCATTTGTTTCAGGTAAACAGCGTTTGAAAATGCGGCTATGGATGGTGAATGGTGTTAATGTAAAAGATATGGTTGTTACCTGGAATAACGGGGCAGATTCTCTGGTAGTGCCAGCCAGCTTTAAGTCGGGCAGAGATAGTATGGAAGTATTAATAACCGGTCTCGAGGAAAAATCTTATGCCTTTAACATTTATTCCATCGATAATTTTAAAAACAGGTCATTGACTTATACACAGTTTGGTGCGGCGTATGGGTCTTTGTATGCTTCTACATTAGTTAATCGTCGTATTCGCCAGGTATCCCTTACAGAGGCATCGGCTGGGATTGAATGGTTTGCCGGCGGCGAGGGAATGATCTATAACGAAATCAAATACATTTCAAAATTTTCGGGGCTTGATACCGTACTCAGGACACCGTCAGGTTCCTTTTCTATTTCGTTTGATGCGAAGGCGGGATCTGCCTTTCAATATCGCTCTCTGTTCATTCCGCAGGCTGCGTCCATTGATACTTTTTATACCAATTGGGACGATGGGCAGCTGCCGGACACTTATTTGTTTAATCGTTCTTTATGGAAGGTATTAGCTGTGTCGGATGAGAGAGCCAGCGATGGCGGCGGGATGAATACTTTGATTGATGGTAACCTTGATTCTTACTGGCATTCGCAATATGACCCCCATGCTCCTTTACCACATTGGGCAATTATTGATATGGTCTCGGATAAAAATATCAGCTATTTTGAAATATACCGCAGAAAAGGTAATACAGATGCCAAAACCGCGCAGGTGTATGTAGGAGACAGTCCGGATCCTTTGGGTACCTGGACGCTGGCGGGCCAGGGCGTTTTCGCTTCCGGCGATAAACTATCAATAAATAATACCAACCAGGCAAAAGGAAGATACATGAAGATTCAGTTCCCCGACAGTAACCGTCCTCCATTTACGGCTATAGCCGAGGTATATGTTTACGGTAAATAA
- a CDS encoding hydroxypyruvate isomerase family protein, whose protein sequence is MQRRSFLRNSLLSTGALAVTGSLSARNQVNPSLKFKLDYAPHDGMFSTSAGGDFIDQIKYMHDLGFRSIEDNGMAGRSTEQQTQIGETLAKLGMRMGVFVVPKGGNGANTLAAKNNRHVDIFLEGCRKSVEVAKRCNAKWVTVVPGDFEKHLPIAIQTSNVIEALRRGAEIFEPHGIVMVLEPLSDSPDLFLRTSTQTYEICKAVDSPSCKILFDAYHLQKNEGNLIANLELCWDETPYIQVGDNPGRREPTTGEINYKNVFKFLYDKGYKGIVGMEHGTSLQGKQGEQRLVQAYREVDDFPVAK, encoded by the coding sequence ATGCAACGACGTTCATTTCTTAGAAATAGCCTGTTATCCACGGGAGCCCTGGCAGTAACTGGTTCTTTATCTGCAAGAAACCAGGTAAACCCTTCTTTAAAATTTAAACTTGATTATGCGCCTCATGATGGCATGTTCTCTACCAGTGCAGGAGGTGATTTTATAGACCAGATCAAATATATGCACGACCTGGGTTTCAGATCGATTGAAGATAACGGAATGGCCGGACGATCAACTGAGCAACAAACACAAATTGGGGAAACCCTTGCTAAACTGGGAATGCGTATGGGCGTATTTGTAGTACCCAAGGGTGGTAACGGAGCCAATACCCTGGCCGCAAAAAACAACAGGCACGTGGATATTTTCCTGGAAGGGTGCAGAAAATCAGTGGAAGTAGCCAAGCGCTGTAACGCGAAATGGGTTACGGTTGTGCCGGGAGATTTTGAAAAACATTTACCCATTGCCATACAAACGTCGAATGTAATTGAGGCTTTACGCCGGGGTGCCGAAATATTCGAGCCCCACGGAATAGTAATGGTACTGGAGCCTTTAAGCGATTCACCTGATTTGTTTTTGCGTACTTCCACACAAACTTATGAGATCTGTAAAGCAGTAGATAGCCCTAGTTGTAAAATACTGTTTGACGCCTATCATTTGCAAAAGAATGAGGGCAATCTGATTGCGAATCTAGAGCTGTGCTGGGATGAAACACCTTATATACAGGTGGGAGATAATCCCGGCAGGAGGGAGCCAACCACCGGGGAGATTAATTATAAAAATGTCTTCAAATTCTTATATGATAAGGGATACAAAGGTATAGTGGGTATGGAGCATGGAACTTCCCTGCAGGGCAAACAGGGGGAGCAACGACTGGTACAGGCTTACCGCGAAGTAGATGATTTTCCGGTGGCAAAATAA
- a CDS encoding formylglycine-generating enzyme family protein, with protein sequence MRFEFLTVAGLGLSLNVFGQQPAFEKYKQAIPGSAVQFEMIPVKAGSFLMGSSRAADEKPHQVELSAFWMGAREVTHDEFALYLNDETYAENSAVDAITRPSRPYIEVTLGMGKEGGFPANSMKQHGALMYCKWLYEKTGIFYRLPTEAEWEYACKAGTKTTYFFGDDSTHLKDYAWYGANSDQKYHETGLKKPNPWGFYDMLGNVQEWVLDQYGADTYNKREKLTQDPVAVPTVKHPLVVRGGNYNDPAKSLRSAKRSSSDLVWNRRDPQIPKSKWWNADAPFVGFRLVRPLLQPSKQEVEKFFETYLTL encoded by the coding sequence ATGCGATTTGAATTTTTAACCGTTGCTGGTTTGGGGCTATCCCTCAATGTTTTTGGGCAGCAGCCGGCTTTTGAAAAATACAAACAAGCCATCCCTGGCTCTGCGGTTCAATTTGAAATGATTCCGGTAAAGGCGGGCAGTTTCTTGATGGGAAGCAGCAGGGCTGCTGATGAAAAGCCGCACCAGGTTGAGCTCAGCGCGTTTTGGATGGGCGCGCGCGAAGTAACACACGATGAATTTGCTCTATACCTGAATGACGAGACCTACGCCGAAAACAGCGCTGTGGATGCTATAACACGTCCATCACGTCCCTATATAGAAGTTACCCTGGGGATGGGGAAAGAGGGTGGCTTTCCTGCCAACAGTATGAAGCAACATGGAGCTTTGATGTACTGCAAATGGTTGTATGAAAAAACAGGCATATTTTATCGCCTGCCCACTGAAGCTGAGTGGGAGTATGCCTGTAAAGCGGGTACTAAAACCACTTACTTTTTTGGTGACGACAGTACTCATTTGAAAGATTACGCCTGGTACGGGGCCAACAGCGATCAAAAATATCATGAGACAGGTTTGAAGAAGCCTAACCCCTGGGGATTTTATGATATGTTAGGAAATGTTCAGGAATGGGTATTGGATCAATATGGGGCTGATACCTATAACAAGAGAGAGAAGTTGACACAGGATCCGGTTGCCGTGCCTACAGTTAAACACCCGCTGGTAGTGAGAGGCGGCAACTATAATGACCCCGCTAAATCCCTCCGAAGCGCAAAAAGATCATCCTCCGATCTTGTCTGGAATCGCAGGGACCCACAGATCCCGAAAAGCAAATGGTGGAATGCAGATGCTCCATTTGTTGGCTTCAGGCTGGTGCGCCCATTGCTTCAGCCATCAAAGCAGGAGGTAGAGAAATTCTTTGAAACCTATCTGACATTATAA
- a CDS encoding Gfo/Idh/MocA family protein: MDHKTSRRKFVQQTGLLAGGLAAAPLFSNANFFSGAAGVIKVALIGCGGRGTGAALQALSTTQNVQLVAMADAFRDRLDDCYKSITGNLAESGISASKVNVPEERKFTGFDAYEKAIALADVVLLTTPPGFRPIHFEAAVKQGKHVFMEKPVATDPAGIKKVLDMAQVAKQKKLNVVVGLQRRYQNSYRALFKNKDLIGDITSAQAWWNNDGVWVKERQAGQTEMEYQMRNWYYFNWLCGDHIVEQHVHNIDVVNWFKNAYPVKAQGLGGRQVRTDKKYGEIYDHHFVEFHYADGSILNSQCRHIPRTMSKVDELLIGTKGKIYGDAAVIKDHKGNTLFAFDKKGENNPYQAEHDELFAAIAKGEYKFWDAEYGAKSTLTGIIGRMATYSGEVIDFEKALNSGIDLMPKKFSFDADPLIMPDANGMYAVATPGRTRYNVS; this comes from the coding sequence ATGGATCATAAAACTTCACGTAGAAAATTCGTACAACAGACCGGCTTGCTGGCTGGTGGTTTAGCTGCGGCGCCTCTCTTTAGCAATGCCAATTTTTTTTCAGGCGCTGCAGGTGTTATAAAGGTGGCATTGATAGGCTGCGGCGGTCGTGGAACGGGTGCGGCACTACAGGCTTTGAGTACTACTCAAAATGTGCAATTAGTAGCTATGGCAGATGCTTTCAGGGATCGGCTGGATGATTGCTATAAATCTATAACCGGGAATCTGGCAGAATCGGGTATTAGCGCCAGCAAAGTAAATGTACCTGAAGAGAGAAAATTTACCGGCTTTGATGCTTATGAAAAGGCAATTGCTTTGGCAGATGTAGTATTACTCACAACGCCTCCCGGTTTCAGGCCTATTCACTTTGAAGCGGCTGTAAAGCAAGGTAAACATGTGTTTATGGAAAAACCTGTTGCGACGGATCCTGCGGGCATTAAGAAAGTACTGGATATGGCCCAGGTGGCCAAACAGAAGAAATTAAATGTGGTAGTAGGATTGCAGCGCAGATACCAGAATTCTTACCGGGCGTTGTTTAAAAATAAAGATCTGATCGGTGATATAACATCAGCCCAGGCCTGGTGGAATAACGATGGCGTATGGGTGAAAGAGCGCCAGGCAGGCCAGACGGAAATGGAATACCAGATGCGTAACTGGTATTATTTTAACTGGCTTTGCGGCGATCATATAGTGGAGCAGCACGTGCATAACATTGATGTGGTGAACTGGTTTAAAAATGCATACCCGGTTAAAGCGCAGGGACTGGGAGGGCGACAGGTGCGTACCGACAAGAAATATGGAGAAATATACGACCATCATTTTGTAGAGTTTCATTACGCAGACGGCAGCATTTTAAACAGCCAGTGCCGCCATATTCCACGCACGATGAGTAAGGTTGATGAGTTGCTTATTGGAACAAAGGGGAAGATTTATGGAGATGCGGCGGTGATCAAAGATCATAAAGGCAATACGCTTTTCGCATTCGATAAAAAAGGAGAGAACAATCCTTACCAGGCTGAGCACGATGAGTTATTTGCTGCCATAGCAAAAGGCGAATATAAGTTCTGGGATGCGGAATACGGCGCCAAAAGTACACTGACCGGAATTATAGGACGGATGGCTACCTATAGTGGTGAAGTGATCGATTTTGAAAAAGCACTGAATAGTGGTATCGATCTGATGCCCAAAAAATTCAGTTTCGATGCTGATCCGTTGATCATGCCTGACGCCAATGGCATGTATGCTGTTGCAACGCCGGGCAGAACCCGATATAATGTTTCTTAG